A stretch of DNA from Maridesulfovibrio ferrireducens:
TCAGTATTCATAATCTTTGTTGCCCCTGCATAAAAAAAGACAACAGCAAGAAGACATCTGATAATCAAATAAGCATGCTCGGACATAAGCTTTCCAAGTAATTGCGCCTTCACCATTCGTGCTCCCTTAACCACTGAATAATAATTTAATGCTCAATCACTATCCTTACTAAGTGATTCAAATCAAATCGTTATAAACTATTACAAAAGGAACATTCCATAGCCTAAACTTATAGCAACTTTTTGCGGCCAAAATACCCTTTGCACAAATGTGTTATTCTAGCTTAAGTAATAAAGGTTACATCATAAATATTATAGGATAAAAGAATATGAAAAATTCGAAAGACGACCACCCCGTGGGCGATGAACTAAAAAACGACTATGCCCATCAAGAACCTGACAAAGTGGTTGAGCCAGAAGAGGCCCTTAGAGAAATCGCCATAGAAGACCTGCCTAATTCAATAAAAAAAGCGCTGGAAAAAACCGGATGGGACAGCCTGACCCCGGTTCAATCAAAATCCCTTCCTTATCAATTAGACAGAATAGACCTGATGGTTCAGGCAAGAACAGGAAGCGGGAAAACAGGCGCATTTGTCCTGCCGCTGCTTGAAAAACTCGACCCGTCACTTAATCGCACACAGGCTTTGATCCTCGTTCCTACAAGGGAACTTGCCAGACAGGTTGAACGTGAAGCTGAAATAATTTTCGAAGGTTCAGGACTCCGGGTTCTTTCCGTATACGGCGGAGTCGGCTACGGCAGACAGAAAGAACAACTGGAAAAAGGCGCACACATGGTTGTGGGTACCCCGGGCCGAATTCTTGACCATTTGATGAGAAGAACATTCTCCCTGAATGACCTGAAAACACTTATCTTTGATGAAGCTGACCGCATGCTTTCCATCGGTTTTTATCCCGATATGCAGCAGGTAAAATCATATCTGCCCCGCCGCCCGATCAGCGCATACATGTTTTCAGCGACCTTCCCTGAGCACGTACTGCGGTTATCAAAAGAGTTCATGTACAAGCCTCAATTGCTGAGCCTGAGCAGCAAACATGTCCATGTAGCAGAAATAGAACACGCATATTACGAGGTTCCCGCCATGGGCCGAGAAAGACAGCTCATGCGAGTGCTGGAGATGGAAAATCCAACCTCGGCTATCATCTTCTGTAACACCAAGGCCAACGTAAATTTCGTAACAGCAGTGCTGAACAACTTCGGATTCAACGCCGGCGAATTAACCTCCGACCTTTCACAAAACAAACGTGAAAGCATTCTTGGAGATCTCAGATCCGGTAAAATTAAATTTCTCGTGGCAACGGACATTGCTGCACGCGGAATTGACGTTCCAGACCTGTCGCACGTTATTCTGTATGAACCACCCGAAGAAAAAGAATCTTACATTCACAGGGCCGGACGCACAGGACGAGCAGGATCATCGGGAATCGCGATTTCTCTTGTAGATGTTATTCAAAAACTGGAGTTACAGAGAATTGCGACAACTTACAGTATAAATTTTGACTGCCGCACCCTGCCGGATGACAAAGAAATTCTGAAGACTATCAATGAACGGCTTACCACCATTCTGGAAGCCAAATACCGCTCAACAACTATTCTTGAAAAAGAACGCATCAACCGTTACAAAGAACTTGTTCGCCAGCTTGCGCAAGATGATGAGCAATGCACCTTGGTTGGGATGCTCATGGACGAACTGTATCAAAACTCGCTCCACGCCCGCCCACCGCAGCCTCCGTCCGAAGGACAGGATACAAGCGGTAACAGGCCACGTCCTGCGAAAAGACCTCCTCAGTCCGGCAACAGGCCCGGAGGCCACGGCAAAGGTGGTAGACCACAAGGCAGAAATTCTGGTGGAAACCGTAGATACTAACAGAAAAATATTCGGAGTATAGAAGATGAAATTGCTCTCAAGTCAGGTAGAAGGATACCTTGACAGCTCATCCTGGATTCGCAAAATGTTCGAAACCGGAATGGTCCTAAAGAAAAAATTCGGTGAAGACGCAGTATGTGACTTCTCTCTCGGCAATCCAGACGTTCCAGCTCCGGCAGCCATTGCTGACGGCCTCAAAGAACTGGCCGAGTGTGCAGGAGAACCTTTTGCATTTGGATACATGCCGAACTTCGGTTACCCCTCTTTACGCGAAAAACTGGCAAAAACAGTTTCGCAAGAACAAGGTGTTCCTGTCGAAGGAAGTGATCTAATTATCACCTGCGGAGCAGCAGGAGCAATCAATGCTCTCTATCGCTCCATCCTTAATCCGGGCGATCAGATTTTATGCCCGGCTCCTTACTTTGTGGAATACGGATTCTACGCACAGAACTACGGCGGAGAACTGGTAACAGTTCCTTCCAAACCGCTGACTTTTGAGCTGGACTTTGAAGGAATCGAAAAAGCCATCAACGAAAAAACCCGTGTTGTGCTTATCAATTCCCCGAACAACCCCACAGGTGTTGTTTACTCAAAAGAAGATCTTGAAAAACTCACAGATACCCTTAAAAAAGCCAACGCCGGCCGCGAAAGACCTATCTTTCTGGTTGCCGACGAGCCATATAGATTCCTCGCATTTGACGGCGTAGAAGTGCCTTCCATTTTACCGCTGTATCCGTACAGTGTCGTGGTAAGTTCTTTTTCCAAAAACCTTTCTCTGGCTGGAGAAAGAATCGGCTACGCACTTATCAACCCGGAAATGCCTGAAAAACAGACCCTGCTCGCAGGACTGGTTCTCGCCAATCGCATTCTCGGTTTTGTAAATGCTCCGGCTGTCGGACAAAAGCTGCTTGAAAAAGCACTCGGCGCTCAGGTTGATAAAAAAATCTACCTTGAAAGACGCGACGCAATGGCCAAAGTCCTTGATGATGCGGGATATTCATACACATTGCCAAAAGGTGCATTCTACTTCTTCCCCGAAGCTCCGGGTGGCGATGATGTAAAGTTCTGCGCCGCTCTTCAGGAAGAAAAAATTCTCGCAGTACCCGGAACAGGCTTCGGCTTCCCCGGATACTTCAGACTTGCTTTCTGCGTAGGCGTAAACGTAATCGAACGCTCAACCGAAGGGTTCAAAAAAGCCATCGCACAGTTTTAATCAGCTTACTTAAAAAGAGGGGAGACCATAAAAGTCTCCCCTCTTTTTTTCTTGATAAAAGACAGTCATATCTATACAAATCCCTTCCAGCAAAAAAATATCATTTAGATCTCATCGCCAGTCGCGAACCGACTTAAGACCTTTCCACAAAATATGAACTTCCTATGTTCAGAACTAAACCTGTAATTCTAATTAGATGGTCATGTTCTGCACACTTGTGGAAAACTTTTTATACCCTTTGTTCATAAAGCAATAAAACCTTCCCCCTAAAAGGGAGTCCAGAGGGCCACGGGCCTTCTGGTCCAGCTGAAGGCGAAATCACCTAAAAATTAATCCAATCGGGAACAAGCGGACTTGCCTCACTAAGTTCTTTCTCGAGCGATTGAAAATCTGGCTCCACCTGCTGCACAAGCTGCCAATATCTAGCAGAGTGATTAAGATGAACGGTATGGCAAAGCTCATGAATCAAGACATAGCGAACCAGTCTGAACGGCAGAAACATAAGCTTCATGTTAAGATTAATATTCCCCTTTGAAGAACAGCTCCCCCATCGTTTACGCTGAGAACGGATGAACAATTTTTTAAAAGGCATATCTATTTCTTTTGAAATTTTCGTAAGTTCTGCGAGCAGAAAAGAGCGAGCCTGTGTACGGACAAACTCTGTCAGAGCAACAAGATCTTCCTGCTCAGTCCAAGCCGCACCGCTCAACATCAATTTGTCCACATTTTTGCGGACTCGCAAACCGGGCTTTCTGGTCCGCACTCTATGAATATAAATTTCGGTATCAGTCGCAACAAAAAACAGACTTTCAGGCAAAACCAGCTCCGGCGGAGAAAGTGAAAATCCTTTCTGTTCCAGATGCTTAATTGCGGATAAAATCCATTCCCGCTTGTTCTCAAGAAACCGCGGAACTTCAACCTTCCGTACACCTTTAGGCAAAACGACTTCTAATCCTTTATCAGGGATCAGCTTAATAATTACATTTTTTGCCCGCGCACTCACCCTTATTGAATATGGTGGCGGAAAATCAGCCATAAAAAAACTCCCTGAGAATAAAATTTTCAATTCTGCTAAGCGAAGTTTTTGCTTGTATTGCAAAATCTTCAGGACTAGCATTCGCACTCTGATTTTGAGACAAAATTCTTTCCAACATTCCATCCCCCAAGGACTCCCCTGTGACCAAATCTGCGCTGAATTCTCGCAAAATGTATATTTTTCTTCTCATTCTGACTATAGCAACAGCAATAGGATTTCAGGGGTGGAGAACTCTTTTAAATAACTTCGCCATAGATGTTGCCGGCCTAAACGGCGGGGAATTCGGCCTGATAGGCTCAATCCGCGAGATTCCGGGATTTCTGGCTTTATTTGTAATCTACTTTCTCTTTATCATTAAAGAACACAGACTTGCGGCTCTTTCTGTCATTCTCATGGGCGTAGGTGTTGCAATAACAGGGTTCATGCCTTCTTTCATAGGCATTGCGTTCACAACGATACTCATGTCCTTCGGGTTTCATTATTATGAAACACTTAATCAGTCTTTAACCCTACAATATTTCGGATACTCGGAAGCACCAATTGTAATGGCCAGACTTAGAAGTCTCGGAGCAGCTACTAACATTTGTGTAGGGATGGCAATCTTCGCAGTCTCCGGTATTTTTGACTACAAAGAAATGTTCATAGCTGCTGGCGCATGTGCAATTCTAGGCGGCATATACTGCTCTTTTCAAGATCCTTCATCTAAAGAAATACCTCTTCAACATAAAAAAATGATCCTGAAGTCAAGATACTGGCTTTTCTACGCCCTCACCTTCATGGCCGGTGCACGGAGACAAATATTTGTAGCTTTTGCAGTTTTTCTACTAGTCAAAAAGTTTAATTATTCCATCCAGGATATCACCATTTTATTTGTAGTAAACAACGTTATTAACTACTTTTTAAATCCCTTAATTGCCAAGGCTGTCAATAAATATGGTGAAAGAAAAGTACTGAGTCTTGAATACGCAAGTTTAGTTTTGATATTTACGGCATATGCCTTCATTGAAAGCCCTTTAATCGGTGGGATTCTTTATATTTTAGACAACATATTTTTCAACTTTGCCATGGGTATCCGCACTTTCTTCCAGAAAATAGCGGATAAAAAAGACATTGCACCAAGTATGGCTGTAGGCTTTACCATCAACCACATTGCAGCAGTAGCCATTCCCGTTCTGGCAGGCATTGCGTGGATGCAGGACTACCGCATAGTCTTTCTAGGCGCCGCGGCATTATCTGCTATTTCACTGATTCTTGTTCAATTTATTGATCGTGAACTAAAAATGAAGATGAACTTAAATTAAAAACTAAAACAATTTCACAGTATTTATATGTTCCCAATGAATATTCCTTGAACATGTGTTATTTAAAATTCATTGGAGCACCCCTTTACAAAAAGAAATAAATCAACGAAATTAATTTTTTAAATATCAAATATGCAATCTAAAGATAGTACCTAAGGTTTATAAGGATCCACGATGGAACTAAGTAGTAAAAAAATTGAAAATGCTCTTATTATCGGTATGAAAGGAAGACTCGACGCGCTGACTTCTCCTAATTTTGAAGATGCAATATGCAAATTCATCAGAGAAGGTGAAATCAAAATTGTTTTCGATCTCGGCGACCTTGATTACATCTCCAGCGCAGGTTTAAGGGCTATTCTTTCGACAGCAAAAAGACTAAAAGCTGAAGACGGAGCAATTGCTTTTGCTAACATTACCGGAATGATCAGTGAAGTTTTTGAAATTTCAGGATTTGGCTCCATGTTTAATATCTATGGCTCTGCCCTACTCGCCGCAAAAGAACTGTCTTAGTTTGAAGGAGGGCCAAATGAGACTATTTTTTATTTCAATTTTATCAATTACAACATTATTTCTCTTCTCTTCATTTGCGAAGGCTAAATCCCCCCTTGATACTTCGCTCCAAAAAGAAATAAAAACAGTATTACAAAACAACCCTGAACTTATTTTAGAAGCTTTCAAAGGACATGAGGAAAAACTGTACGACCTCATGCAGGTCGGGCTTGAAAAGAAAAATAAAACTAAAATACGGAACAGACAGAAAAAACAACTGGATAATCCGAATATTCCGCTTTCAATGCCTAATCGCCCGCTATGGGGAAATCCCAATGGTGATATTTCCATCTTTGCATACTCTGATTTTCAATCAGCAAGCTGTTCAAAAGCAAACAAAATAATACAGGAACTTTTAAAAAAAGACCCAAAAATTAATTACCGCTACCGGCATAACCCTCAAGGTTTTCACAAGATGTCCCGCCCTGCGGCACTGTATTATGAAGCTTTAGCACGGCAGGACCACCAGAAAGCAATCCTATTTAACAGTCTGCTATTTGCAAATCGGTCTAAAATTAATAAAGACGGACTGAAAGAACTCGACACACTTGTGTCAAAGGCCGGAGGTAATCTGCCCCTTCTGCATCGCGACATCAAGTCAGTTCGACTTTTCAACCTTGTTGACCGTGATATCAACGAAGCTAAAAAATTTGGATTTACGGCTTCACCTGTATTCGTTATCAACGGCGTGACGATATCCGGAGCGGCTCCACTTAAAGAATTTAAAGAAGTGATCCAACTAATACGCGATCATATGTCAAAATAAATTTCCCGTATAATCTTCCAATCTTCTGCATAAAAGGATCAGTAAATGGTTTTGAAGAACTCCGACATACCCCATGTCTTTCTCCATACCGGAGACGCTTTCATCGGAGTAAGCCCTACAATAGTTTCAACTGTGCTCGGTTCCTGTGTAGCCATTACAATGTTTTCCCCACGCATGAAACAAGGCGCAATCTGCCACGCATTTCTCCCCTCGCGAAAAGAAATTAACCCGGATAAACAAATATCAATCCAAATTTGTAGATATGTAGACACGGCCGTTGACCATTTGCTAGCATGCATGCTCCGCATCGGAACCAGAAAAAATGAACTTGAGGTCAAAATATTTGGAGGAGCCAGCGGGCTAACCTTATCAAAAGTCAGAGCTCCGCCCTCCTTTGCCGTAGGAGGGCGAAATATCCAAATGGCTCTAGATTCCTTATCGGCGATAGGACTTCACCCTAAAGCAATGGATACGGGGGGAAATGTAGGAAGAAAGATTTTATTCGCCACACACAGCGGAAACATCTGGCTTAAAAGACTTGATAAACAAACCCTATTGAAAACAACCTGTCACCTCACGATTAAAAAATGAAATTATTTAAAAAAATTTTCCCTATAGCTTTTTTTCTCCTGATTCTTATCGGATCTTTCAGTCCAGCCTATGCAGACGAAACAATCTACCAATATTCAACTATCGACTCTTTGTTGCTTGGCAACTATGATGGAGATTTGACCGTTTCCGAGCTGAAAAAACACGGAGATTTCGGAATAGGCACCTTTAACGGTCTAAACGGTGAAATGGTTTTTATCGACGGTGAAGTCTACAGAGTCGGATATAATGGTAAAGCTGTCGCAGTTGATAATCTTACCCGAGTCCCTTTTGCTGATGCCCTCATCTTTAAAACAGATTCCATACTGAAAATAGACTCAGCTTCATCACTTGAAGAATTGAACCTGAAAATCACCAATGCCCTTCCATCTTCAAACATCTTCTTTGCCATCCGCATAGACGGCAGATTCAACATGATGCGGACACGAAGTGTTCCTGAACAAAAGAAGCCTTACCCGCCCCTCATTGATGTCGTAAAACATCAAAGCATCTTCAAATTTACAGAAATAGAAGGGTCCCTTATCGGCATCAAAAGCCCTGCCTATGTAAAAGGAATAGGAGTTCCTGGATTCCACTGGCACTTCATTACCAAGGACCGCACTGCCGGCGGACATGTTTTAGGCTGCCAAGTCAAAAACCTTATCGCAAAGGTCGGATCTTACAATAATTTCTTCTTACAGCTACCCAAAACCAAGAGTTTTCTAGATTCTGATCTCAGTAACGACAAAGAAAAAGAATTAAAAAAAGTAGAAAAAGATTCCATTAAGGATTAATAATAGAAGTTCAAGTACGCCTTCTTTTCACGGGAGTGCGACTTTCTTTTTTATTCTGGAGGAATACCATGAGCAATAAATTAATTGTCAAAGTAGATGAAGATCTCGAAGAGATCATGCCACGATATCTTGAAATCAGACATAAAGAATTGGGTGAACTCGAAGAGGCAATAAAAGCCGAAAACTTCGACCAAATCAGGATACTGGGACACAAGCTGAAAGGAACAGGATCGTCTTACGGCTTTGAAGAGCTAACAAGACTTGGTGGTCTTATTGAAAATAAAGCTTGCGATAAAATCATGACGGAAATTCCTGAGTGCACTGCCAAGGTCCGCAGCTATCTTGAAAACATCGAAATTGAATATGTTCCAATGGACTAATTATTATCCGTACAAACTTCCTCTGGAAGTTTGTACGGATTTTTTATTTAAACCGCTTAATTTACCGCAATCGCAAGCTATAATAAAAACTGCCCTGTAACCGACTCGGGATTTTCCATTATTTCTTCCGGTGTACCTTTTGCAACAATCTCTCCACCGGACTCGCCTCCGCCCGGACCTAGATCAAAAACATAATCAGCAGCGCGGATTACATCGGTATTGTGTTCAATAACAATGACCGTTGCCCCTTTTTCTACCAACTGCTGCAAAACTTTGATCAACTTGCCGACTTCGTGCATATGCAATCCCGTGGTCGGCTCATCAAGAATATAAAGAGTACCGGGCAAACGTCTTTTGCCCAGTTCACGTGATATTTTAATGCGTTGAGCTTCACCACCCGAAAGAGTCGTTCCCGGCTGACCGAGTTGTAAATATTCAAGCCCGACCTGCTCTAATACTTCGAGTCTACGCTTCAAAGTAGGATGATTTTCAAAGAAAACTTTCGCCTGCCGGACGGTCATATCAAGGACTTCTGCTATATTGCGCCCCTTGTAATCTACTTCGAGCGTCTGGCTGTTATATCGCTTACCTTTGCAGACATCACAGGTCACGTAAACATCCGGTAGAAAATGCATTTCAACTCTTATCTGACCATCACCGCGACAAGCTTCGCAGCGTCCGCCACGAACGTTAAAACTGAACCTACCCGGCTTGTAGCCGCGCTTTTTAGATTCTTTTGTCGCCGCAAATATATTTCTGATCTCGTCAAATATTTTAGTATAAGTCGCAGGATTAGACCTCGGAGTTCTTCCAATAGGAGACTGATCAATTGAAATTACTTTTTCAATCTTATCAATGCCGTCAATTCCGGTAATCTGCCCCGGCTGATCAACCTTTATCCCCCGTGACAATGCCAGATGCTTATACATGGAATCCACCACAAGCGAGCTTTTTCCTGAGCCGGAAACTCCGGTGAAACAACACAAGATACCCAGCGGGATGTCCACATCCAGATTTTTAAGATTATTTGTTGTAACTCCGCGCATCCTTATCCAGTCGGAAGGAATGCGCCTTTCCTCAGGCTTATCAAGAGATAGTTCTCCGCGTAAATATTTTGCAGTGAGTGATTGCGACTTACCCAGCAGATCGTCAACGCTGCCCTGAAAAACAATCTCACCACCAAGCATACCGGAACCGGGGCCAAGCTCAATAACATGGTCGGCATTTCTGATAGTGGATTCATCGTGTTCAACCACCAGCACGGTATTCCCGCGAGCCTGCAATGAACGTAACGTTTTGAGAAGCCGTTCGTTATCATGAGGATGCAACCCGATAGACGGCTCATCAAGCACATACGTTACACCGACAAGCCCTGAACCAAGCTGTCCTGCCAGACGGATACGCTGAGCTTCTCCCCCAGAAAGAGTCGCCATATTACGACCTAGATTTAAATAATCCAGTCCGACGTTGGCCATAAAACCGATGCGGTGAATCAATTCTTTAAGCAAAGGCTCGGCGATAAGCGAATCATGCCCTTTAAATTCCAGCCCTTCCAACCAGTTAAGCGCCCGCTTGATAGACATGGAACAAAAGTCGAAAACACTTTCGCCTTCAACCCGTACAGCAAGCGACTCAGGACGCAGACGTGCGCCATTACATGCGGGGCAAGGCATATTCTGTCTAAAACGAGCAAGTTCATCACGCCAAATGCGTCCCAGGTCACGCCCGGCATCAAGCTGATTAATTATCCCTTCCCAATCAAGCTTCTTATCTCCGTAGAACAACGCGTTCATAGCTTCTTTGGAAAATTCATTCAGAGGGGTATCGATCTTAAAACCATATTTTTTGCCGAGAGCACGAAATTCAGCCTCATAACGCCCAAACATTTGCGGAGATTTCCAAGGAATAACCGCTCCTGATTTAAGAGAAAGACCTTTATTCGGTGCAAGCAAATCAGGTTCATAATACTCAACACTGCCGATTCCTGAACAGGTCTGACAGGCTCCCTGAGGACTGTTGAAAGAAAAAAGTTGCGGAGACAAGCGCGGCATACTTATTTTACAGGAGGTGCAGGTCGACATGGTTGAAAGATAAATATCCTCACCGCCGACAATTGAAACTATGACTGATTCATCGCCATAGCGCAGAGCAAGCTCCAGTGAATCGCCCAGCCTTTTCTTGATATCATTTTTTATGACCAGACGATCGACCACCAGCTCAATGCTGTGCTTACGGTTCTTTTCAAGCTCCGGAACTTCATCGATCGCAGAAATTTCTCCATTCACCCTTACGCGAACAAATCCTTCTCGCTTAAGTTTAATAAAAAGATCTTTATGAGTACCTTTTTGATGATCAACAAGCGGAGCAAGGAGCATGAATTTTGTACCGGCTTCAAGAGACATCATGCGATCCAGAATTTCATCCGAAGTCTGAGCTTCAATAGCTTTACCGCACTTAGGACAATGATATTTTCCTAGTCGCGCATAAAACACGCGTAAAAAATCATAAATTTCTGTCACAGTTCCAACAGTTGAACGCGGGTTGCGGGAAGTAGATTGCTGCTCAAGCGAAATAGCAGGAGACAGACCTTCAATCTTATCAACTTTCGGCTTATCCAGCTGGGGTAGAAACTGCCGCGCATATGCTGAAAGCGACTCAACGTATCGACGCTGTCCCTCGGCATAAACAATATCAAATGAGAGAGTAGATTTACCTGATCCAGAAGGACCGCAAACAACTACCAACTGATCACGCGGAATATCTAAACTCAAATCTTTAAGATTGTGATGCTTCGCACCTTCAATATGAATTGACTTGTTCTGCATATATTTCTCACTGTCCGAATTATTTGATCCGGAACAAACTTCAATTTTTCAAGGATATTTAAAGACTAAAACGGCGAGTGGAAATAATAAGCATTTTCATATCAAAGGCAAGCTAAGTAGGAATCATTCTTAAATATCTTTTTACCGCATGAAAACAATAAGTATTTTATTTCCCATCATTCTCTCCTAAACAGGTCGAAAACTCCTCATCCACCACTTCAAGGCCACCCTCTTGTATCTCTTTGATGAATATTTCAACCAGTTCTGGGTCTAGAGAAGGCCCTGCTAGCTTTCTAAGAATGGGGAAGGCCTTATCAAGTCCCATTGCATCCTGATAAGTGCGACTCGTAGTAATGGCATCAAATACATCCGCAATACTCAAAATACGCGCTCCCTTAGAGATTTCATCACCTTGAAGCCCGTTCGGATACCCTGTTCCATCCAGTCTTTCATGATGGGCGCGCACAAATTCAACTGCAGGACCGAGAAATTTAAGTCCTTTCAGCATGCGGAACCCGGCTTCGGGGTGCCGCCTTATTTCAGCGAGCATGTCATCATCAACGTGAATATCTTCATTGAAAAACAATCTGTCGCTGAACCCGATTTTACCTATGTCATGGAGAATTCCCGCAAGTCCAACTGTCCAGACTTCGTCATCTGAAAACCCGGCCCGAAGAGCCAGTCTCTGAGCGTACTGTCCCACACGCTCACCGTGGCCGCGAGTATACTTATCCCTCAGACTCAGCCCGCGCGCAGTGGCTTTAACGGTATCCACAATATTCTGCTTAAGTTCTTCATTGGCCTGCTCAAGAGCAAACTCACGAGCCTCAATTTTAACCATCATCATACCGACAGATTCAGCTACTTCACGAACATACGGACTATACTTATCGGTAGTAAGTTCCATAATATCATTTGAATAACTTCCGCCCGAAATATCCTGAATACAAGCCAGAAGATGAGTTAAACCTTCCATATGACATATCCGTTGTTGAAAATTAATTTCTTTTAAGAAACTATATAATGTGACAACGTAAAAATAGCAAAAGAACTACTTAACTCATAAAGGAGATCTCAGTGAATACTTCATTCAACTATTTCATACCCACTAATATTATTTTCGGAGCCGGACGCATAAAAGAACTGGCAACAGTAGCTCTGCCCGGAACCAAGGCTCTCATAGTAATAAGCTCCGGCACGTCAATGACCCGTTTCGGATACCT
This window harbors:
- a CDS encoding Hpt domain-containing protein, with protein sequence MSNKLIVKVDEDLEEIMPRYLEIRHKELGELEEAIKAENFDQIRILGHKLKGTGSSYGFEELTRLGGLIENKACDKIMTEIPECTAKVRSYLENIEIEYVPMD
- the budA gene encoding acetolactate decarboxylase, with amino-acid sequence MKLFKKIFPIAFFLLILIGSFSPAYADETIYQYSTIDSLLLGNYDGDLTVSELKKHGDFGIGTFNGLNGEMVFIDGEVYRVGYNGKAVAVDNLTRVPFADALIFKTDSILKIDSASSLEELNLKITNALPSSNIFFAIRIDGRFNMMRTRSVPEQKKPYPPLIDVVKHQSIFKFTEIEGSLIGIKSPAYVKGIGVPGFHWHFITKDRTAGGHVLGCQVKNLIAKVGSYNNFFLQLPKTKSFLDSDLSNDKEKELKKVEKDSIKD
- a CDS encoding MFS transporter, with translation MYIFLLILTIATAIGFQGWRTLLNNFAIDVAGLNGGEFGLIGSIREIPGFLALFVIYFLFIIKEHRLAALSVILMGVGVAITGFMPSFIGIAFTTILMSFGFHYYETLNQSLTLQYFGYSEAPIVMARLRSLGAATNICVGMAIFAVSGIFDYKEMFIAAGACAILGGIYCSFQDPSSKEIPLQHKKMILKSRYWLFYALTFMAGARRQIFVAFAVFLLVKKFNYSIQDITILFVVNNVINYFLNPLIAKAVNKYGERKVLSLEYASLVLIFTAYAFIESPLIGGILYILDNIFFNFAMGIRTFFQKIADKKDIAPSMAVGFTINHIAAVAIPVLAGIAWMQDYRIVFLGAAALSAISLILVQFIDRELKMKMNLN
- a CDS encoding DEAD/DEAH box helicase, which gives rise to MKNSKDDHPVGDELKNDYAHQEPDKVVEPEEALREIAIEDLPNSIKKALEKTGWDSLTPVQSKSLPYQLDRIDLMVQARTGSGKTGAFVLPLLEKLDPSLNRTQALILVPTRELARQVEREAEIIFEGSGLRVLSVYGGVGYGRQKEQLEKGAHMVVGTPGRILDHLMRRTFSLNDLKTLIFDEADRMLSIGFYPDMQQVKSYLPRRPISAYMFSATFPEHVLRLSKEFMYKPQLLSLSSKHVHVAEIEHAYYEVPAMGRERQLMRVLEMENPTSAIIFCNTKANVNFVTAVLNNFGFNAGELTSDLSQNKRESILGDLRSGKIKFLVATDIAARGIDVPDLSHVILYEPPEEKESYIHRAGRTGRAGSSGIAISLVDVIQKLELQRIATTYSINFDCRTLPDDKEILKTINERLTTILEAKYRSTTILEKERINRYKELVRQLAQDDEQCTLVGMLMDELYQNSLHARPPQPPSEGQDTSGNRPRPAKRPPQSGNRPGGHGKGGRPQGRNSGGNRRY
- a CDS encoding thioredoxin domain-containing protein → MRLFFISILSITTLFLFSSFAKAKSPLDTSLQKEIKTVLQNNPELILEAFKGHEEKLYDLMQVGLEKKNKTKIRNRQKKQLDNPNIPLSMPNRPLWGNPNGDISIFAYSDFQSASCSKANKIIQELLKKDPKINYRYRHNPQGFHKMSRPAALYYEALARQDHQKAILFNSLLFANRSKINKDGLKELDTLVSKAGGNLPLLHRDIKSVRLFNLVDRDINEAKKFGFTASPVFVINGVTISGAAPLKEFKEVIQLIRDHMSK
- a CDS encoding M48 family metallopeptidase translates to MADFPPPYSIRVSARAKNVIIKLIPDKGLEVVLPKGVRKVEVPRFLENKREWILSAIKHLEQKGFSLSPPELVLPESLFFVATDTEIYIHRVRTRKPGLRVRKNVDKLMLSGAAWTEQEDLVALTEFVRTQARSFLLAELTKISKEIDMPFKKLFIRSQRKRWGSCSSKGNINLNMKLMFLPFRLVRYVLIHELCHTVHLNHSARYWQLVQQVEPDFQSLEKELSEASPLVPDWINF
- a CDS encoding pyridoxal phosphate-dependent aminotransferase — protein: MKLLSSQVEGYLDSSSWIRKMFETGMVLKKKFGEDAVCDFSLGNPDVPAPAAIADGLKELAECAGEPFAFGYMPNFGYPSLREKLAKTVSQEQGVPVEGSDLIITCGAAGAINALYRSILNPGDQILCPAPYFVEYGFYAQNYGGELVTVPSKPLTFELDFEGIEKAINEKTRVVLINSPNNPTGVVYSKEDLEKLTDTLKKANAGRERPIFLVADEPYRFLAFDGVEVPSILPLYPYSVVVSSFSKNLSLAGERIGYALINPEMPEKQTLLAGLVLANRILGFVNAPAVGQKLLEKALGAQVDKKIYLERRDAMAKVLDDAGYSYTLPKGAFYFFPEAPGGDDVKFCAALQEEKILAVPGTGFGFPGYFRLAFCVGVNVIERSTEGFKKAIAQF
- a CDS encoding STAS domain-containing protein gives rise to the protein MELSSKKIENALIIGMKGRLDALTSPNFEDAICKFIREGEIKIVFDLGDLDYISSAGLRAILSTAKRLKAEDGAIAFANITGMISEVFEISGFGSMFNIYGSALLAAKELS
- a CDS encoding chemotaxis protein CheD; this translates as MVLKNSDIPHVFLHTGDAFIGVSPTIVSTVLGSCVAITMFSPRMKQGAICHAFLPSRKEINPDKQISIQICRYVDTAVDHLLACMLRIGTRKNELEVKIFGGASGLTLSKVRAPPSFAVGGRNIQMALDSLSAIGLHPKAMDTGGNVGRKILFATHSGNIWLKRLDKQTLLKTTCHLTIKK